One genomic window of Polyangium aurulentum includes the following:
- the rpsH gene encoding 30S ribosomal protein S8: MMTDPIADMLTRIRNAALARHDRTEIPASNIKKAVAEILKAEGYIADVRPSEGSAGKLTIVLKYGRDRSSAIDGIRRVSRPGRRIYVKHDRIPRVLSGLGISILSTSHGLMSDREARRLKLGGELLCEVW, encoded by the coding sequence ATGATGACCGATCCGATCGCCGACATGCTGACCCGGATCCGGAATGCCGCGCTGGCGCGGCATGATCGGACCGAGATCCCTGCGAGCAACATCAAGAAAGCCGTGGCCGAGATCCTCAAGGCCGAGGGCTACATTGCCGATGTGCGCCCGAGCGAGGGCAGCGCGGGCAAGCTGACGATCGTGCTGAAATACGGGCGTGACCGCTCGAGCGCGATCGATGGCATCCGCCGCGTGTCCCGCCCTGGGCGGCGCATCTACGTGAAGCACGACCGCATCCCGCGCGTGCTTTCCGGTCTCGGGATCTCGATCCTGAGCACTTCTCACGGTCTGATGAGCGACCGCGAGGCCCGCCGGCTGAAGCTCGGCGGCGAGCTCCTCTGTGAGGTGTGGTGA
- a CDS encoding type Z 30S ribosomal protein S14, which yields MARAKEFAKLNRPPKFAVRHRNRCKVCGRSRAYYRDFELCRICLRMFALRGELPGVIKASW from the coding sequence ATGGCCCGTGCAAAAGAATTCGCCAAGCTGAACCGGCCGCCCAAGTTCGCGGTGCGGCACCGGAACCGTTGCAAGGTCTGCGGTCGCTCGCGCGCGTACTATCGCGACTTCGAGCTGTGCCGCATCTGTCTCCGTATGTTCGCGCTCCGAGGGGAGCTGCCGGGCGTGATCAAGGCGAGCTGGTGA
- the rplE gene encoding 50S ribosomal protein L5, which translates to MRSRYRKEVIAALSKRFGYKNPMMVPRLEKVVINMGLGAAVGNPKIIDSAVEDMRAISGQKPVVTRARKSIATFKLRENLPIGVMVTLRADRMWEFVDRLISFSLPRVRDFKGVSPKGFDGKGNFTMGLREQIIFPEIDYDKVDVVKGMNISFVTSARTDEEGRALLTELGIPFRH; encoded by the coding sequence TTGCGGTCTCGTTACCGCAAGGAAGTGATCGCCGCGCTCTCGAAGCGGTTCGGGTACAAGAACCCGATGATGGTGCCGCGCCTCGAGAAGGTCGTGATCAACATGGGCCTCGGCGCTGCGGTCGGGAACCCGAAGATCATCGACTCTGCTGTCGAGGACATGCGGGCGATTTCTGGCCAGAAGCCGGTTGTCACGCGCGCTCGCAAGTCGATCGCGACGTTCAAGCTCCGCGAGAACCTGCCGATCGGCGTGATGGTGACCCTCCGTGCCGACCGCATGTGGGAGTTCGTCGACCGCCTGATCAGCTTCTCTCTGCCGCGCGTTCGCGACTTCAAGGGCGTGTCCCCGAAGGGCTTCGACGGCAAGGGCAACTTCACGATGGGTCTGCGCGAGCAGATCATCTTTCCCGAGATCGACTACGACAAGGTCGATGTGGTCAAGGGAATGAACATCTCGTTCGTGACGAGTGCGCGCACCGACGAGGAGGGGCGAGCCCTTCTCACGGAGCTTGGGATCCCGTTCAGGCATTGA
- the rplX gene encoding 50S ribosomal protein L24 gives MARLRVGDLVQVISGKDKGKQGRVTKVLADDDKVVVEGVNVVTRHQRPTPRNQQGGKITKEAPLHASKVMLVDPTSGKPTRVKVKDVEGKKQRTAKSGAVIAAS, from the coding sequence ATGGCTCGGCTCCGCGTGGGTGACCTCGTGCAGGTCATCAGTGGCAAGGACAAGGGCAAGCAGGGGCGCGTGACGAAGGTCCTCGCGGATGACGACAAGGTCGTCGTCGAGGGGGTCAACGTCGTGACCCGTCACCAGCGCCCGACGCCGCGCAACCAGCAGGGCGGCAAGATCACGAAGGAAGCGCCGTTGCACGCCTCCAAGGTGATGCTCGTTGATCCGACGTCGGGTAAGCCGACGCGGGTCAAGGTCAAGGACGTCGAAGGCAAGAAGCAGCGCACCGCGAAGAGCGGCGCGGTCATCGCGGCGAGCTGA
- the rplN gene encoding 50S ribosomal protein L14 — protein MIQVTTHLEVADNSGARVVKCIKVLGGSRRKYAGLGDVIVVSIKEALPGTKVKKGDTARAVVVRTAREYQRSDGSYIKFDTNSAVLINKEKEPIGTRIFGPVARELRAKKFMKIISLAPEVL, from the coding sequence ATGATCCAGGTCACGACGCATCTCGAGGTGGCGGACAACTCGGGAGCCCGAGTCGTCAAGTGCATCAAGGTGCTTGGCGGTTCGCGGCGCAAGTACGCCGGCCTCGGCGACGTCATCGTCGTCTCCATCAAGGAGGCGCTGCCGGGCACCAAGGTCAAGAAGGGTGACACGGCGCGCGCGGTCGTCGTGCGCACGGCGCGCGAGTACCAGCGGTCGGACGGCAGCTACATCAAGTTCGACACGAACAGCGCTGTGCTGATCAACAAGGAGAAGGAGCCGATCGGGACCCGTATCTTCGGGCCGGTCGCTCGCGAACTCCGGGCGAAGAAGTTCATGAAGATCATCTCCCTTGCGCCGGAGGTGCTGTGA
- the rpsQ gene encoding 30S ribosomal protein S17, which produces MATNEAPATGEQAAAATTTQEKPHGFRRKLVGRVTSNKSDKTVTVEVVRNSPDPVYKKYVRQRARYKAHDEKNEYKVGDRVEIQEHRPISREKRWIVTRLISRPVEE; this is translated from the coding sequence ATGGCAACGAACGAGGCTCCCGCGACGGGCGAGCAGGCGGCGGCGGCGACGACGACGCAGGAGAAGCCGCACGGCTTCCGCCGCAAGCTGGTCGGTCGGGTCACGAGCAACAAGAGCGACAAGACCGTCACGGTCGAGGTCGTCCGCAACTCGCCGGACCCGGTCTACAAGAAGTACGTTCGCCAGCGCGCGCGCTACAAGGCGCACGACGAGAAGAACGAGTACAAGGTCGGTGATCGCGTCGAGATCCAGGAGCACCGTCCGATCTCGCGCGAGAAGCGCTGGATCGTGACGCGCCTCATTTCCCGGCCGGTGGAGGAGTAG
- the rpmC gene encoding 50S ribosomal protein L29, whose amino-acid sequence MKAKDLRERTTEHLRELEKTLAREVFDAKFKNYTNRLNDTATISKARRDLARVKTILVQRVRDEAAGGKA is encoded by the coding sequence ATGAAGGCCAAGGATCTGCGCGAACGAACGACGGAGCACCTGCGCGAGCTCGAGAAGACGCTCGCCCGCGAGGTGTTCGACGCCAAGTTCAAGAACTACACGAACCGGCTGAACGACACGGCGACGATCTCAAAGGCGCGCCGGGATCTCGCCCGGGTGAAGACGATCCTCGTGCAGCGCGTGCGCGACGAGGCCGCCGGAGGGAAGGCATAG
- the rplP gene encoding 50S ribosomal protein L16 codes for MLSPKRTKFRKMQKGRVRGVATTGSDVSFGDFGLQALEPARVTARQIEAARMAIQRHVKRAGKLWIRVFPDRPVTKKPLEVRMGGGKGAPEEWAAAVRPGRVMYEISGVTEDVAREAFRLAAHKLPMACKFIARGLL; via the coding sequence ATGCTGTCTCCCAAGCGAACCAAGTTCCGCAAGATGCAGAAGGGCCGCGTCCGCGGGGTGGCTACCACCGGCAGCGACGTGTCCTTCGGTGATTTCGGCCTGCAGGCGCTCGAGCCGGCCCGCGTGACCGCGCGTCAAATCGAGGCGGCGCGTATGGCCATCCAGCGTCACGTCAAGCGCGCTGGCAAGCTCTGGATCCGCGTCTTCCCCGACCGTCCGGTCACGAAGAAGCCGCTCGAGGTCCGCATGGGTGGCGGAAAGGGCGCTCCGGAGGAGTGGGCCGCCGCCGTGAGGCCCGGGCGGGTCATGTACGAGATCTCTGGCGTGACCGAGGACGTCGCACGCGAGGCGTTCCGGCTCGCGGCGCACAAGCTCCCCATGGCGTGCAAGTTCATCGCGCGCGGGCTTCTGTGA
- the rpsC gene encoding 30S ribosomal protein S3 → MGQKTHPYGFRVGVIKTWSSKWYEDGKSYQKWLHEDIRIKRAIKQYLYNANIAGVEIERAANRAKVIVYTARPGMVIGKGGKGIETLKGGNVGSAGKGEALFPGVASFTDNEVFIDVQEVRKAETNAQLVAENIATQLERRIAFRRAMKKAVSTAMKFGAKGIRVRCAGRLGGSEMSRVETYREGRVPLHTLRADIEFGLAEARTKVGIIGVKVWMFKGEVLQRKSRRIQ, encoded by the coding sequence ATGGGACAGAAGACCCATCCGTACGGCTTCCGCGTTGGCGTCATCAAGACGTGGAGCAGCAAGTGGTACGAGGACGGCAAGTCGTACCAGAAGTGGCTCCACGAGGACATCCGCATCAAGCGGGCGATCAAGCAGTATCTCTACAACGCGAACATCGCGGGCGTGGAGATCGAGCGTGCTGCGAACCGTGCCAAGGTCATCGTTTACACGGCGCGTCCGGGAATGGTGATTGGCAAGGGCGGCAAGGGCATCGAGACGCTCAAGGGCGGCAACGTCGGGAGCGCTGGCAAGGGTGAGGCGCTGTTCCCTGGCGTCGCGTCCTTCACGGACAATGAGGTCTTCATCGACGTGCAGGAGGTCCGGAAGGCCGAGACCAACGCGCAGCTCGTCGCGGAGAACATCGCGACGCAGCTCGAGCGCCGGATCGCCTTCCGCCGCGCGATGAAGAAGGCCGTGTCGACGGCGATGAAGTTCGGCGCGAAGGGCATTCGCGTCCGTTGCGCTGGTCGCCTGGGCGGCAGCGAGATGAGCCGCGTCGAGACGTACCGCGAGGGTCGCGTTCCGCTGCACACGCTTCGTGCCGACATCGAGTTCGGCCTCGCCGAGGCGAGGACGAAGGTCGGGATCATCGGCGTGAAGGTGTGGATGTTCAAGGGTGAGGTTCTCCAGCGCAAGTCGCGCCGGATTCAGTAG
- the rplV gene encoding 50S ribosomal protein L22, translated as MLSKASAMFSRISPRKARMIADLVRGRDAAEAIQLLQFTEKAGAPVLRKIIESAVANARQGGADVDALFVSKATVDKGPNKFNRRWRPRAMGRATRVTKGISHIVIELDERK; from the coding sequence ATGCTAAGCAAGGCCAGTGCGATGTTTTCGCGGATCTCTCCGCGCAAGGCTCGCATGATTGCAGATCTCGTCCGCGGCCGTGATGCGGCCGAGGCGATCCAGCTCCTCCAGTTCACGGAGAAGGCGGGCGCCCCCGTGCTCCGCAAGATCATCGAGAGCGCGGTCGCGAATGCCCGTCAGGGCGGCGCCGATGTTGACGCACTGTTCGTCAGCAAGGCGACGGTCGACAAGGGCCCGAACAAGTTCAACCGCCGTTGGCGCCCGCGCGCCATGGGGCGTGCGACGCGGGTCACTAAGGGCATCTCTCACATCGTGATCGAGCTCGACGAGCGTAAGTAA